A genomic segment from Bryobacteraceae bacterium encodes:
- a CDS encoding type II toxin-antitoxin system VapC family toxin, with amino-acid sequence MTRYLLDTNIWIALARGEEQAVARLRALEPAQVVVCSVVRAELAFGARNSSRVEANLRGMQALLAPVDSLPFDDLAADHYGMIRADLVRIGKPIGAADLMIAAIARARDLVVVTRNTDEFVRVVGLRMEVW; translated from the coding sequence TTGACGCGGTACCTGCTGGACACAAATATCTGGATTGCGTTGGCGCGAGGCGAGGAGCAGGCGGTGGCGCGGTTGCGGGCGCTCGAGCCGGCGCAGGTGGTGGTGTGCAGCGTAGTGCGGGCGGAGTTGGCGTTCGGCGCGCGAAACAGTTCGCGAGTGGAGGCCAATCTGCGCGGGATGCAGGCGCTGTTGGCGCCGGTGGATTCGCTTCCCTTCGACGATCTGGCGGCGGACCACTACGGCATGATCCGGGCGGATCTTGTACGGATCGGGAAGCCGATTGGGGCGGCGGACCTGATGATCGCGGCGATTGCGCGGGCGAGGGACCTGGTGGTGGTGACGCGGAACACGGACGAGTTCGTGCGTGTGGTGGGGTTGCGCATGGAGGTGTGGTAG
- a CDS encoding TolC family protein, producing MKQAIDLALAPDAAARTDLARQFTAQSRTRADQARAALLPNVDAAVTTQNFTRSLAAFGVRSPIPSVSFPEVVGPLTVFDGRASLTQTIFDFAAIRRYQAAKASIDAASAEEDAARETVAAQVARAYLAALRTAAAVDAAQANANLAEENARRADRLKNAGTATGIDVTRAQVEAAAASQRLLAARNSQRRAELTLLRVIGSDMSATVQLTDALSFVAPDAVPVEDSIRTAQATRADLEAQSRRRAAADLTYQSVRAERYPSLAAFADAGNIGLSLGETRFTRTAGLSLRVPLFDGGRRDARRTEAAIALRTEDIRARDIRRQIELEVRAAYEDLDSAAGQVKVAEEALTLATRESEQAQRRFDAGIATNIEVIDAQTRLARARDSRTDALYLHNLAKIELASATGVLVRIVQ from the coding sequence ATGAAACAAGCCATTGATTTAGCTCTCGCGCCAGATGCCGCGGCCCGCACGGATCTCGCCCGCCAGTTCACCGCCCAATCCCGCACTCGCGCCGATCAGGCCCGCGCCGCGCTGCTACCGAACGTCGACGCCGCCGTAACCACCCAGAACTTCACCCGAAGCCTTGCCGCTTTCGGCGTACGATCGCCGATTCCCTCCGTGAGCTTCCCTGAAGTCGTCGGACCGCTCACCGTCTTCGACGGCCGCGCCTCGCTGACGCAGACGATCTTCGACTTCGCCGCGATTCGCCGCTACCAGGCCGCCAAGGCGTCGATCGACGCCGCCAGCGCCGAAGAGGACGCCGCCCGTGAAACCGTCGCCGCGCAAGTCGCCCGCGCCTACCTGGCCGCGCTACGTACCGCGGCTGCGGTGGACGCCGCGCAGGCCAACGCCAATCTCGCCGAAGAGAACGCCCGCCGCGCGGACCGCCTCAAGAATGCGGGCACGGCCACCGGCATCGACGTCACTCGCGCCCAGGTGGAAGCCGCCGCCGCGAGTCAACGTCTTCTCGCCGCCCGCAATAGCCAGCGCCGCGCCGAGCTGACGCTCCTCCGCGTCATCGGCAGCGACATGAGCGCGACCGTCCAACTCACCGACGCTCTCTCGTTCGTGGCGCCGGACGCAGTGCCGGTGGAAGATTCGATCCGCACCGCCCAAGCCACGCGCGCGGATCTCGAAGCGCAGTCGCGCCGCCGCGCGGCCGCCGACCTGACCTACCAGTCCGTTCGCGCCGAGCGCTACCCGTCGCTCGCCGCCTTCGCAGACGCGGGCAACATCGGTCTCTCCCTCGGGGAGACCCGCTTCACGCGTACCGCCGGCTTGTCGCTCCGCGTGCCGCTGTTCGACGGGGGCCGCCGTGACGCGCGACGCACCGAAGCCGCCATCGCGCTACGTACCGAAGACATCCGCGCCCGCGATATCCGCCGTCAGATCGAGCTGGAAGTTCGTGCCGCTTACGAGGATCTCGACTCAGCCGCCGGCCAGGTGAAGGTCGCCGAAGAGGCGCTCACGCTGGCGACCCGCGAATCCGAACAGGCTCAGCGCCGGTTCGACGCGGGCATCGCGACGAACATTGAGGTGATCGATGCCCAGACGCGGCTGGCCCGCGCGCGCGACTCCCGTACCGACGCGTTGTATCTCCATAACCTTGCCAAGATCGAACTCGCATCCGCCACTGGAGTGCTCGTGAGGATTGTCCAATGA
- a CDS encoding ABC transporter ATP-binding protein yields MITVRELTKTFGALTAVDALSFDVAEGEVFGIVGPDGAGKTTTLRMLAGVASITSGSATVAGHDVARETQAVKDSIGYMAQRFGLYADLTVAENMRFYADLFGISPAERDRLAPRLLAMTRMDPFLSRPAGKLSGGMKQKLALMCTLLHHPRVLLLDEPTNGVDPVSRRDFWAILRELVNDGLTLLLTTAYMDEAERCDRVALMSAGRFIRSAPPAELRRSLTEPCYVVETANLQEDRHRLAALPGITAVRPAGSVLHVFTRPGVAPEPAWRAITPSLEDVFVATLEARP; encoded by the coding sequence ATGATCACCGTCCGGGAGCTGACGAAAACCTTCGGCGCGCTCACCGCCGTCGATGCGCTCAGCTTCGACGTGGCCGAGGGCGAAGTATTCGGCATCGTCGGTCCCGACGGCGCGGGGAAGACGACGACTCTTCGGATGCTCGCGGGAGTCGCCTCGATCACCTCCGGTTCGGCCACCGTCGCCGGGCACGACGTCGCCCGCGAGACGCAGGCCGTCAAGGACTCCATCGGCTACATGGCCCAGCGCTTCGGGCTCTACGCCGACCTCACCGTCGCCGAGAACATGCGCTTCTACGCGGATCTTTTCGGGATCTCCCCCGCCGAGCGCGATCGCCTCGCGCCGCGTTTGCTCGCCATGACGCGCATGGATCCGTTCCTATCGCGTCCCGCCGGCAAGCTTTCCGGCGGCATGAAACAGAAGCTGGCGTTGATGTGCACGCTGCTGCATCATCCGCGCGTGCTCCTGCTCGACGAGCCCACCAATGGCGTCGACCCAGTCTCCCGCCGCGACTTCTGGGCCATTCTTCGCGAATTGGTCAACGATGGACTTACGCTGCTGCTCACCACCGCCTACATGGACGAGGCCGAACGCTGCGACCGCGTCGCGCTGATGAGCGCAGGCCGCTTCATCCGCAGCGCGCCGCCCGCCGAACTGCGGCGCTCGCTCACGGAGCCTTGCTACGTCGTCGAAACCGCGAATCTCCAGGAGGACCGCCACCGTCTCGCGGCGCTGCCCGGCATCACCGCCGTGCGCCCGGCCGGCAGTGTCCTGCACGTGTTCACCAGGCCCGGCGTCGCGCCCGAACCGGCATGGAGGGCGATCACGCCGTCGCTCGAAGACGTTTTCGTCGCCACGCTCGAGGCCCGGCCATGA
- a CDS encoding SBBP repeat-containing protein has protein sequence MFFLFLLAAGLPGYRAVVEPSAVTVSTGSTTVRMELIGVRGEAPVVAEREAVLVRQAWAGVDVRYYVNARGALEHDFIVAPGVEPGVVRFRVEGAELVGDGSIRVGAIGWAAPVTYQIVNGSRVAVASRYEARGDGTLGFALGRYDRRRELVIDPEMVYARPVSGAWVADIAHRQGTDEVLVAGWTERPDLDVLNAAQRELSGGRDVFVMRAAGEAVRSLTYYGGSGNESASAVAVDGEGNAYVAGSTNSLNFPYTTMADPAGQGFVLKFRPDGSLVYAARAPAATSIAVDRSGAAYLTGARASRAVYAAKLNPEGTALEYTALVGFSTGVYPPQIAVNAAGEAYVAGTTEGGVTTAEAFRRTPGAGFVTRLSADGSSRIYSTFIPARVRCLALQGDRAVIGGNVTSWELPMVNAVQPQPGFGGTDGFMAVLNASGTALEMATYLGGSTSESLQDIEASGNTIVVAGYRRIDSGEENPPFPVAGSLFRSEQNAHFVTMLRADPSYRVVFSTLLPGSRWDADMVTRVAMDAGDPDGRIFIGGSASRYLFPADRRGLVEYPPVFSGGDTVEGFYARLTAATGPCQPEIWTDPSPDGREASAWASIKIRSPHDCRWTLHSSEPWLELERNAGWGLDVVATKVAPGSIPERDAVVTIWPGGQSVRILRPPYPCTYGFVPANIQLGLPGTEQAVSLNTAEGCRWQRPGPAPPWLTIRQTEGEAGIGPAKFAVASAGSSSYWTSHWISVSEARLFVSRAACAIEFPGLDGDLIVPTEGGTFDIPMAAAEGCHWWVTSAHPPLQVEPREAVGPATLRVTIPPNTGRLAQVMEISFYGKKLRIVQPEACRYETPESGRIGFLGGMVRIRVSTQERCGWSTELGGRGVGEGRGTSEVRFEIPFSDQPETRLHRFTVLDEGGHEAAQYTVQQDPLPGPAPQALPAIPPSAADSEMTGGACVEDPAQNRIASAWETRQAGGPLAPHRSGPCARWTFRFADEDGAGDIGELRVRFGIGPNDPQGCTVTYRDGDDSANWSGPYQCRALADEAGPLERIGNRVEWTLGVQPLAGRRIAIHVSAVDRAGNVLPWTPVGIHEPAEPPARFRFAAPVTQTTEAQRFEFHVARAGGHEDIRAVSVLINRDLDPAGACYFGYHRESGILRLLDDAGNDYVTVLHPPGAWQSENGQCAIKGGAASVTAKGDELTIPVEIQFQEGFRRRNVVFVSAGDGDGWTEWVPVAITGEEQ, from the coding sequence TTGTTCTTTCTGTTCCTGCTGGCGGCGGGACTTCCAGGGTATCGGGCTGTGGTGGAGCCTTCCGCGGTCACTGTGTCAACCGGAAGCACGACCGTGCGGATGGAGTTGATCGGGGTGCGCGGGGAAGCTCCTGTGGTCGCGGAGCGGGAGGCGGTGCTGGTTCGGCAGGCCTGGGCGGGGGTGGATGTCCGGTACTACGTCAACGCGCGGGGGGCGTTGGAGCATGACTTCATCGTCGCGCCGGGCGTGGAGCCGGGCGTGGTGCGCTTTCGGGTGGAGGGGGCAGAGTTAGTCGGCGACGGGTCGATCCGGGTAGGGGCGATCGGGTGGGCGGCTCCGGTTACCTATCAGATAGTAAATGGCTCGCGGGTTGCCGTGGCGAGCCGATACGAGGCGCGGGGAGACGGGACGTTGGGCTTCGCGCTCGGCCGCTACGATCGACGCCGGGAGTTAGTCATCGATCCGGAGATGGTTTACGCGAGGCCGGTGAGTGGAGCGTGGGTTGCGGATATCGCACATCGGCAGGGAACGGATGAAGTCCTTGTGGCCGGGTGGACCGAGCGGCCGGATCTGGACGTTCTGAACGCGGCTCAGAGGGAACTGAGCGGAGGGAGGGACGTCTTCGTAATGCGCGCCGCCGGAGAAGCGGTTCGGAGCCTGACCTACTACGGCGGATCGGGTAACGAGTCCGCCTCGGCGGTGGCGGTGGACGGAGAGGGCAACGCGTATGTGGCGGGATCGACGAACTCACTGAACTTCCCTTACACCACCATGGCCGATCCGGCGGGGCAGGGCTTCGTCCTAAAGTTTCGCCCGGACGGGAGCCTGGTGTACGCAGCGCGAGCACCGGCGGCCACCTCGATCGCGGTGGACCGTTCCGGCGCCGCCTACTTGACGGGCGCGCGGGCCAGCCGGGCGGTCTACGCCGCGAAGTTGAACCCAGAAGGCACCGCGCTCGAGTACACGGCACTGGTAGGCTTCTCGACGGGAGTCTATCCCCCGCAGATCGCAGTGAACGCGGCCGGAGAGGCGTATGTCGCGGGCACCACGGAAGGGGGCGTCACGACGGCCGAGGCTTTTCGGCGAACGCCGGGTGCGGGCTTCGTCACGAGGCTGTCGGCCGATGGCAGCAGCCGGATCTATTCGACCTTCATTCCGGCGAGGGTCCGGTGTCTCGCACTGCAGGGCGATCGCGCGGTGATCGGCGGCAACGTCACTTCCTGGGAATTGCCAATGGTGAACGCCGTACAGCCGCAGCCGGGATTCGGCGGCACGGACGGTTTCATGGCCGTATTGAACGCGAGCGGGACTGCGCTCGAAATGGCGACCTACCTGGGCGGATCGACCTCGGAGTCGCTGCAGGACATCGAAGCCAGCGGCAACACGATTGTCGTGGCGGGCTACCGGCGGATCGACAGTGGCGAGGAGAATCCCCCGTTTCCGGTGGCTGGTTCCCTTTTCCGATCGGAGCAGAACGCGCACTTCGTCACCATGTTGCGGGCCGATCCGAGTTACCGCGTTGTGTTCTCGACCCTTCTACCCGGCTCAAGGTGGGATGCGGACATGGTCACGCGGGTGGCGATGGACGCTGGTGATCCAGACGGCCGGATCTTTATCGGCGGGAGCGCATCCCGCTACCTGTTTCCGGCCGATCGCCGGGGTCTGGTTGAGTACCCGCCGGTATTCAGTGGGGGAGACACGGTCGAGGGTTTCTATGCACGCTTGACGGCGGCCACGGGACCGTGCCAGCCGGAAATCTGGACGGACCCGTCACCGGATGGTCGCGAGGCATCGGCTTGGGCATCGATCAAGATACGAAGCCCGCACGACTGCCGGTGGACTCTGCATTCCTCCGAGCCCTGGCTCGAACTGGAGCGGAACGCCGGCTGGGGCCTGGATGTTGTCGCTACCAAAGTTGCGCCTGGAAGCATTCCAGAGCGGGACGCGGTGGTTACGATCTGGCCGGGGGGACAGAGTGTTCGCATCCTGCGCCCTCCATATCCCTGCACCTACGGTTTCGTTCCCGCTAACATCCAACTAGGCCTTCCAGGAACGGAGCAGGCTGTCTCGCTCAACACGGCGGAAGGGTGCCGATGGCAACGCCCTGGGCCGGCGCCTCCATGGCTCACCATCCGGCAGACGGAGGGAGAAGCGGGGATCGGTCCGGCGAAGTTCGCGGTCGCGAGCGCGGGCTCGTCGAGCTATTGGACTTCGCATTGGATCTCCGTCTCAGAGGCTCGACTGTTCGTATCGAGGGCAGCATGCGCGATCGAGTTTCCCGGATTGGACGGGGATCTCATCGTGCCCACGGAGGGCGGAACGTTCGATATTCCTATGGCGGCGGCCGAGGGGTGTCATTGGTGGGTGACCAGCGCACACCCGCCGCTGCAGGTAGAGCCGCGGGAGGCGGTGGGTCCGGCGACTCTGCGTGTGACGATACCGCCGAACACCGGCCGGCTGGCACAGGTGATGGAGATCAGTTTCTACGGCAAGAAACTCCGCATTGTTCAGCCGGAGGCGTGCCGTTACGAAACGCCGGAATCGGGCCGTATCGGTTTCCTCGGTGGAATGGTTCGCATCCGCGTTTCGACGCAGGAACGCTGCGGTTGGAGCACGGAACTCGGCGGCCGCGGGGTGGGTGAAGGCAGGGGGACCAGCGAGGTCCGTTTCGAGATTCCCTTCAGCGATCAGCCTGAGACGCGGCTGCATCGCTTCACGGTTCTGGACGAGGGCGGACACGAGGCGGCCCAGTACACGGTTCAGCAGGACCCGCTGCCGGGGCCGGCTCCGCAAGCCCTGCCGGCGATTCCGCCGAGCGCGGCTGATTCGGAGATGACTGGCGGCGCGTGTGTCGAGGACCCGGCGCAAAACCGAATCGCTTCGGCTTGGGAGACGCGGCAAGCTGGAGGCCCGTTGGCGCCGCACCGGAGCGGTCCCTGCGCTCGATGGACGTTCCGCTTCGCTGACGAGGACGGAGCCGGCGACATCGGGGAGTTGCGGGTGCGTTTCGGAATCGGTCCGAACGATCCACAGGGTTGTACCGTTACCTATCGCGACGGAGACGATAGCGCGAATTGGAGCGGGCCATACCAGTGCCGTGCGCTCGCGGACGAGGCAGGGCCGCTCGAGCGAATCGGGAACCGGGTGGAGTGGACGCTCGGGGTGCAGCCGCTCGCGGGACGGCGCATCGCGATTCATGTGTCGGCGGTGGATCGGGCCGGGAACGTTCTGCCGTGGACGCCAGTGGGTATCCATGAGCCGGCGGAACCACCGGCGCGGTTTCGTTTCGCTGCGCCGGTGACCCAAACGACGGAGGCGCAACGGTTCGAGTTCCATGTCGCGCGGGCAGGCGGGCATGAGGACATCCGTGCGGTGTCGGTGTTGATTAATCGCGATCTGGATCCGGCGGGAGCGTGTTATTTCGGCTACCACCGCGAGAGCGGCATTCTGCGGCTCTTGGATGACGCCGGGAACGACTATGTGACCGTTCTGCACCCTCCGGGAGCGTGGCAGAGCGAGAACGGGCAGTGTGCGATCAAAGGCGGGGCCGCGTCGGTGACGGCCAAGGGCGATGAGCTGACAATCCCTGTGGAGATTCAGTTCCAGGAAGGCTTCCGAAGGAGGAATGTCGTGTTTGTGTCGGCCGGGGATGGCGACGGGTGGACAGAGTGGGTACCGGTCGCGATCACCGGGGAGGAGCAATGA
- a CDS encoding ABC transporter ATP-binding protein, whose product MNHAVQLESLTKRFGDFTAVDNVTLEVARGEIFGFLGPNGAGKSTAIRILCGLLAPTSGKAWVAGFEVGPESERIKRNIGYMSQKFSLYDDLTVEENIDFFAGIYGVPHAKRDERKAYALRMAGLEERRGDLTALLAGGWKQRLALGCAILHEPPVLFLDEPTSGVDPVARRQFWDLIYDLSGAGHTVFVTTHYMEEAEYCHRLALMYRGKVIALGTPSELKRAALVASMEEVFIASIEREEAAA is encoded by the coding sequence ATGAACCACGCCGTCCAACTCGAGAGCCTCACCAAACGCTTCGGCGATTTCACGGCTGTGGACAACGTGACGCTCGAGGTTGCGCGCGGCGAGATCTTCGGGTTTCTCGGGCCGAACGGGGCGGGCAAGTCCACTGCGATCCGCATCCTGTGCGGGCTGCTGGCGCCGACGTCGGGTAAGGCGTGGGTGGCGGGGTTCGAGGTGGGCCCCGAGTCCGAGAGGATCAAGCGCAACATCGGCTATATGTCGCAGAAGTTCTCGCTCTACGACGACCTCACGGTCGAGGAGAACATCGATTTCTTCGCAGGGATCTACGGTGTTCCGCACGCCAAACGCGATGAACGCAAGGCCTACGCGCTTCGCATGGCCGGACTCGAAGAGCGCCGAGGCGATCTCACCGCGCTGCTCGCCGGCGGCTGGAAGCAGCGCCTCGCCCTCGGCTGCGCCATCCTCCATGAGCCGCCGGTGCTCTTCCTCGACGAGCCCACCTCCGGCGTCGACCCCGTCGCCCGCCGCCAGTTTTGGGATCTCATCTACGATCTCTCCGGCGCCGGCCACACCGTCTTCGTCACCACGCACTACATGGAAGAAGCCGAGTACTGCCACCGCCTCGCGTTGATGTATCGCGGGAAGGTGATCGCACTCGGGACGCCGTCGGAGCTGAAGCGCGCGGCGTTGGTGGCGAGCATGGAAGAGGTCTTCATCGCGAGCATCGAGCGCGAGGAGGCGGCCGCTTGA
- a CDS encoding efflux RND transporter periplasmic adaptor subunit, with the protein MKKLIPIVLVLALAGFAIYRAANAPDPTHGPIRLSGNIEATQVDVAFPMAGRVIALEVREGDPVRKGAVLARLDPAILERTKEREQAAAAGAQGVLAQMHTLVDWQRVTVERDLDLRAAEIRQAEARLRDLEAGARPQEIAQAEAALEQTRTENTRAKADWGRAQTLYKNEDISTQQYDQFRSRAEAAAEAMRGAEQRLALVREGPRKQEVEAARAALDRARAAQKLSEANRLEVRRKEQELATRRADVERARAQVAVLDSQLDDTTVASPIDGIVLVKSAEAGEVLPAGVPVVTVGDLARPWLRAYITEQQLGRVKLGETARLTTDSFPGKTYTGKITFISSEAEFTPKQIQTPEERVKLVYRIKVEVDNPDQELKINMPVDAVIGQ; encoded by the coding sequence ATGAAGAAGCTCATCCCTATCGTGCTGGTGCTCGCGCTCGCGGGCTTCGCCATCTATCGCGCCGCCAACGCGCCGGACCCTACGCACGGTCCGATTCGGCTCTCGGGAAACATCGAGGCAACGCAGGTGGATGTCGCGTTTCCGATGGCCGGGCGCGTGATCGCGCTCGAAGTCCGCGAGGGAGACCCGGTGCGGAAGGGCGCCGTGCTGGCGCGTCTCGATCCCGCCATCCTGGAACGCACCAAGGAGCGCGAACAGGCCGCCGCCGCCGGCGCGCAGGGCGTGCTCGCGCAGATGCATACTCTTGTCGACTGGCAGCGCGTCACCGTCGAGCGCGACCTTGATCTCCGCGCCGCCGAGATCCGGCAGGCGGAGGCGCGGCTCCGCGATCTCGAAGCCGGCGCACGGCCCCAGGAGATCGCGCAGGCCGAAGCCGCGCTCGAGCAGACACGCACGGAGAACACGCGCGCCAAAGCCGACTGGGGCCGTGCCCAGACACTCTACAAGAACGAAGACATCTCAACCCAGCAGTACGATCAGTTCCGGTCCCGCGCCGAAGCCGCGGCGGAAGCCATGCGCGGCGCCGAGCAGCGGCTGGCGCTGGTTCGCGAGGGTCCGCGCAAGCAGGAGGTCGAGGCCGCGCGGGCCGCGCTCGACCGGGCACGGGCGGCGCAAAAGCTGAGCGAGGCCAACCGGCTGGAAGTTCGCCGCAAGGAGCAGGAACTCGCCACGCGGCGCGCCGACGTGGAACGCGCCCGCGCCCAGGTGGCCGTGCTCGATTCGCAGCTTGACGACACCACGGTCGCCTCGCCCATCGACGGCATCGTGCTGGTGAAGTCGGCCGAGGCCGGCGAAGTGCTTCCCGCGGGTGTTCCCGTGGTCACCGTGGGCGACCTCGCGCGGCCATGGCTGCGCGCCTACATCACCGAGCAGCAACTTGGCCGGGTCAAGTTGGGCGAAACGGCGCGACTCACCACGGACTCGTTCCCTGGCAAGACTTACACCGGGAAGATTACTTTCATTTCGTCGGAAGCCGAGTTTACTCCGAAGCAGATCCAGACCCCGGAAGAGCGCGTCAAGCTCGTCTACCGGATCAAGGTGGAGGTGGACAATCCGGACCAGGAGCTAAAGATCAATATGCCGGTGGACGCGGTAATCGGCCAATGA
- a CDS encoding ABC transporter permease, translated as MNFTRTWAITRKELLHIGRDKRSLIMALGVPFLLLILFCYALSLDVDRVPTYIYDQDRSPESRDLIARFAGSRYFDIRSRAESLAEIDAAIVRGDAILAMVIPPRFSERLITRHPEPVQLILDGADSNTASIAQAYALNTVSAFAAERFHVKPAVEAQMRVWYNSSLISRNFIVPGLVAVILMIIAALLTSLTIAREWESGTMEQLLSTPLRPAEMVLGKLAAFFVLGVADAVIAIGAAVWIFDVPFRGSVVFLGGATALFLFGAFSWGIFISSVANSQLLAYQMGLLSTFLPAFLLSGFIYAIENMPLPIRVVSNVTPSKYFVTILKGSFLKGVGFETLWPQIAFLSIYAALVATLAIKRLRTKVA; from the coding sequence TTGAACTTCACCCGCACGTGGGCCATCACCCGCAAGGAACTGCTGCACATCGGGCGCGACAAGCGCAGCCTCATCATGGCGCTCGGCGTGCCGTTCCTGCTGCTGATCCTGTTCTGCTATGCGCTCTCGCTCGATGTCGACCGCGTGCCCACCTACATCTACGATCAGGACCGGTCGCCCGAGTCCCGCGACCTCATCGCGCGGTTTGCCGGCTCGCGCTACTTTGACATACGCAGCCGCGCCGAAAGCCTCGCCGAGATCGACGCCGCCATTGTCCGCGGCGACGCCATCCTTGCTATGGTCATCCCGCCGCGATTCTCCGAACGGCTGATCACCCGCCATCCCGAGCCGGTGCAACTCATCCTCGACGGCGCGGATTCGAACACCGCGTCGATTGCGCAGGCCTACGCGCTGAACACGGTGAGCGCGTTCGCCGCCGAGCGATTCCACGTGAAGCCGGCCGTCGAGGCGCAGATGCGCGTCTGGTACAACAGCTCGCTGATCTCGCGGAACTTCATCGTGCCGGGGCTGGTGGCCGTGATTCTGATGATCATCGCGGCGCTGTTGACTTCGCTGACCATTGCGCGCGAGTGGGAGTCCGGAACCATGGAGCAGTTACTTTCGACACCGCTGCGTCCGGCGGAAATGGTGCTGGGAAAGCTCGCCGCGTTCTTCGTGTTGGGCGTCGCCGACGCGGTTATCGCTATCGGCGCCGCGGTCTGGATTTTCGACGTGCCATTCCGCGGCAGCGTCGTCTTCCTGGGCGGCGCGACGGCGTTGTTCCTATTCGGCGCGTTCTCATGGGGCATCTTCATCAGTTCGGTGGCGAACTCGCAGTTACTCGCCTACCAGATGGGATTGCTCTCCACGTTCCTGCCGGCGTTCCTGCTCTCCGGCTTCATCTATGCGATCGAGAACATGCCGCTGCCGATTCGAGTCGTAAGTAACGTTACGCCGTCGAAGTACTTCGTCACTATCCTGAAGGGGAGCTTCCTCAAAGGCGTCGGATTCGAGACGCTCTGGCCGCAGATCGCCTTCCTTTCGATCTACGCGGCGCTGGTCGCGACACTGGCCATCAAGCGGCTCCGGACAAAGGTGGCCTGA
- a CDS encoding TetR/AcrR family transcriptional regulator — protein sequence MIDSPQPESTRDRILDAAEALFAEQGFDATSIRAITAAAGANLASVNYHFQTKEALIRAVLTRRLDPVNRVRLRLLDQAVAAANPPSLDAILEAFSRPIFEAAFGTAATPAFARVAGRITSEPGDTLRAAALEHLRPVAHRFFQGFALALPHLARHELLWRVHLSIGAMFHILAANDFICEISDGMFAAPTVETATAQWIAHTRAALLAAPLEAEERTKRSAAQ from the coding sequence ATGATCGATTCGCCCCAACCCGAATCCACACGCGACCGCATCCTCGACGCCGCGGAAGCCCTCTTCGCCGAACAAGGCTTCGACGCCACCTCCATCCGCGCCATCACCGCCGCAGCCGGCGCCAACCTCGCCTCCGTCAACTACCACTTCCAGACCAAGGAAGCCCTCATCCGCGCCGTCCTCACCCGCCGCCTGGACCCTGTCAACCGCGTCCGCCTCCGCCTCCTCGATCAAGCCGTCGCCGCCGCCAACCCGCCTTCCCTCGACGCAATCCTCGAAGCCTTCTCCCGCCCCATCTTCGAAGCCGCCTTCGGGACTGCCGCCACCCCCGCCTTCGCCCGCGTCGCCGGACGTATCACCAGCGAGCCCGGCGACACCCTCCGCGCCGCCGCGCTCGAACACCTCCGCCCTGTGGCGCACCGCTTCTTCCAGGGCTTCGCGCTCGCCCTCCCCCACCTCGCTCGTCACGAACTCCTCTGGCGGGTCCACCTCTCGATCGGCGCCATGTTCCACATCCTCGCCGCCAACGACTTCATCTGTGAAATATCCGACGGCATGTTCGCCGCCCCCACCGTCGAAACCGCTACCGCCCAATGGATCGCCCACACCCGGGCGGCGCTGCTTGCCGCGCCGCTTGAAGCAGAGGAACGAACCAAACGAAGTGCCGCACAATGA